The Caloenas nicobarica isolate bCalNic1 chromosome Z, bCalNic1.hap1, whole genome shotgun sequence genome has a segment encoding these proteins:
- the RPE65 gene encoding retinoid isomerohydrolase — protein MYNQVEHPAGGYKKLFETVEELSSPVTAHVTGRIPSWLRGSLLRCGPGLFEVGAEPFYHLFDGQALLHKFDFKEGHVTYHRRFVRSDAYVRAMTEKRIVITEFGTYAYPDPCKNIFSRFFSYFKGVEVTDNALVNIYPIGEDYYACTETNFITRINPDTLETIKQVDLCKYVSVNGATAHPHVESDGTVYNIGNCFGKNFALAYNIIRIPPLQADKEDPLAKAEVVVQFPCSDRFKPSYVHSFGLTSDYIVFVETPVKINLFKFLSSWSLWGANYMDCFESNETMGVWLHVAEKKKGRLLNIKYRTSAFNLFHHINTYEDNGFLIVDLCTWKGFEFIYNYLYLANLRSNWDEVKRHAEKAPQPEARRYVLPLSFDKADTGKNLVTLPYTTATATLHSDETVWLEPEVIFSGPRHAFEFPQINYKKYCGKPYTYTYGLGLNHFVPDRLCKLNVKTKETWVWQEPDSYPSEPIFVSHPDALEEDDGVVLSIVISPGVGPKPAYLLVLNAKDMSEVARAEVEMNIPVTFHGIFKRA, from the exons ATGTACAACCA AGTGGAGCATCCCGCTGGAGGCTACAAGAAGCTCTTTGAGACGGTGGAAGAACTGTCCTCGCCGGTGACCGCACACGTCACGG GCAGGATTCCCAGCTGGCTGCGCGGGAGCCTCCTGAGATGCGGCCCCGGCTTGTTCGAGGTGGGCGCGGAGCCCTTCTACCACCTCTTTGACGGCCAAGCGCTGCTCCACAAGTTTGACTTCAAGGAGGGGCATGTTACCTATCACCGAAG GTTTGTCAGGAGCGACGCTTACGTGAGAGCGATGACCGAGAAAAGGATCGTGATCACGGAATTTGGCACCTATGCCTACCCAGACCCGTGCAAGAACATCTTTTCCAG GTTCTTTTCATACTTCAAAGGTGTGGAGGTCACCGATAACGCCCTCGTTAACATCTACCCCATCGGTGAAGATTATTATGCCTGTACTGAGACCAACTTTATAACCAGAATTAACCCAGATACGTTAGAGACCATTAAGCAG GTGGATCTCTGTAAATACGTGTCCGTCAACGGGGCAACGGCTCATCCCCACGTTGAAAGTGACGGGACGGTTTACAACATCGGCAACTGCTTCGGCAAAAACTTTGCGCTCGCCTATAACATCATACGGATTCCTCCGCTTCAGGCAG ACAAGGAGGACCCGCTAGCCAAGGCGGAGGTGGTGGTGCAGTTCCCTTGCAGCGACAGGTTTAAGCCGTCTTACGTTCACAG CTTTGGGCTGACCTCGGACTACATCGTGTTTGTTGAGACGCCGGTGAAGATCAACCTCTTCAAGTTCCTCTCCTCCTGGAGCCTTTGGGGAGCCAACTACATGGACTGCTTCGAGTCCAACGAAACCATGGGG GTCTGGCTTCACgtggcagagaaaaagaagggcaGGCTCCTCAACATCAAATACCGCACCTCGGCCTTCAACCTCTTCCATCACATCAACACCTACGAAGATAACGGGTTTCTGATCGTCGACCTCTGCACCTGGAAGGG GTTCGAGTTTATTTACAATTACCTCTACTTAGCCAACTTACGATCAAACTGGGACGAAGTGAAGCGACACGCCGAGAAGGCGCCGCAGCCCGAAGCCCGCAGATACGTCCTGCCCCTGAGCTTCGACAAG GCTGACACGGGCAAGAACTTGGTCACGCTGCCCTACAcgacggccacggccacgctGCACAGCGACGAGACCGTCTGGCTGGAGCCAGAAGTGATTTTCTCCGGGCCGCGCCACG CCTTTGAATTTCCACAGATCAATTACAAGAAATACTGCGGGAAACCTTACACGTACACGTATGGGCTGGGGCTGAATCACTTCGTCCCAGACAGG CTTTGCAAGCTGAATGTTAAAACCAAGGAGACGTGGGTATGGCAGGAGCCGGATTCGTACCCCTCGGAGCCGATCTTCGTCTCCCACCCGGATGCCCTGGAGGAAGATGATG GGGTTGTGCTGAGCATCGTCATCAGCCCGGGCGTGGGGCCCAAACCCGCCTACCTGCTGGTCCTCAACGCCAAGGACATGAGCGAGGTCGCCAGGGCCGAGGTGGAGATGAACATCCCCGTGACTTTCCACGGAATCTTCAAAAGGGCCTGA